Proteins co-encoded in one Girardinichthys multiradiatus isolate DD_20200921_A chromosome 11, DD_fGirMul_XY1, whole genome shotgun sequence genomic window:
- the LOC124876103 gene encoding tubulin-specific chaperone cofactor E-like protein: MDSSDEEEERTFIRVLSEKYNPENFPYGQGVVVLPSPPGSPVKDRLFLPNILVLNDCGISKAGDRSDIEAFCAHVLELDLAYNQLNDWGEISTIVSSIPHLDFLNLSMNPLSGVQLQPSLADVFSKVRRLVLINTQVSWDTVHTLTQHTPELKELFLCLNGYDTVSESQASCPSLSLLQITGNQLQDWAEVRKFGLLYPSLSTLVLANNSVSSVGDNKETLECLFPNLRSINLNNSGLSQWEDIEKLNFFPKLEDVKAQGMPLLQSYSTQERRSLLLAQLPSVMVLNGSAISEGEREDAERFFIRYYQDFPEQELPRRYHVLVSKYGHLAPLAEVDLSPRCTVVDVRCGDRVEPVTLRLEQTVGDLKKQLKALLQLPTNGIRLFHVDKEMSSMFGPEELKCSFRALHSYSIQDGDEILVVPKVKNRCSSSDF, from the exons atggattcctctgatgaagaggaggagcgCACCTTCATCCGGGTACTCAGTGAGAAGTACAACCCAGAGAATTTCCCGTATGGACAAGGTGTGGTGGTTCTGCCCAGTCCTCCAGGATCCCCTGTTAAAG ACCGCCTGTTCTTGCCCAACATTCTGGTTCTGAATGACTGTGGGATCAGTAAAGCTGGTGACAGGTCCGACATTGAAGCTTTCTGTGCCCATGTGCTGGAGCTGGACCTGGCCTACAATCAGCTCAACGACTGGGGAGAG ATCAGCACCATCGTTTCCAGCATCCCTCACCTGGACTTCCTCAATCTCAGCATGAACCCCCTGAGCGGTGTGCAGCTGCAGCCCAGCTTGGCCGACGTCTTCTCCAAGGTCCGACGACTTGTCCTCATCAACACACAAGTCAGCTGGGACACCGTGCACACACTCACGCAGCACACACCAGA GCTGAAGGAGCTCTTTCTCTGCCTGAATGGCTACGACACCGTGTCAGAATCCCAGGCGTCCTGCCCGTCACTGAGCCTGCTGCAGATCACAGGCAACCAGCTGCAGGACTGGGCCGAAGTCAGGAAGTTTGGGCTGCTGTACCCCAGCCTGAGCACGCTGGTGCTGGCCAACAACAGCGTCAGCTCTGTGGGAGACAACAAGGAAACACTGGAGTGTCTGTTCCCCAACCTGCGCAGCATCAACCTCAACAACTCCG GTCTCAGTCAGTGGGAGGACATCGAAAAGTTGAACTTCTTCCCTAAACTGGAGGACGTCAAAGCTCAGGGGATGCCCTTATTACAGTCGTACAGCACCCAGGAGAGACGCAGCCTCCTCCTAGCACA GCTGCCATCTGTGATGGTTTTAAATGGGAGTGCTATTTCTGAGGGGGAGAGAGAAGATGCAGAGAGGTTCTTCATCAGATACTACCAGGACTTTCCGGAGCAGGAGCTTCCACGGAG GTACCACGTCCTTGTGTCAAAATATGGCCACTTGGCTCCGCTGGCTGAGGTGGACTTGAGCCCCCGCTGCACCGTGGTGGATGTGCGCTGTGGAGACAGGGTGGAGCCAGTCACACTGCGCCTGGAGCAGACGGTGGGCGACCTGAAGAAGCAGCTTAAGGCTCTGCTGCAGCTGCCTACCAATGGGATCAGGCTCTTTCACGTCGACAAAGAGATGAGTTCAATGTTTGGACCCGAGGAGCTGAAGTGCAGCTTCCGGGCCCTTCACTCTTACAGCATCCAAGACGGGGACGAGATTCTAGTGGTGCCCAAAGTGAAAAACCGCTGCAGCTCCTCAGATTTCTGA